The Leucothrix mucor DSM 2157 DNA window AAACTTCAGCGCCAAAGCAGTAAAATTCAGGCGAACAAACTATCCGTCCTGCTAGAGCTACAAGCCGATTGCTACGCAGGCATCTGGGCCAGACGTCAGGCCAACTACAATCTATTAGATGATGGTGACTTGGAAGAAGCCATGAATGCCGCTGGTAGCATTGGTGATGACCGGATGCAAAAGCGCGCGGGTCAGTGGGTTAACCCGGATGGATTTACTCATGGCTCTTCGGCGCAGCGTATGGAATGGCTGAAAAAGGGAATGCTAAGCGGTAATCCAAGCGACTGTGACACTTTCGCCGCGCTTCGCTAAGCTTAAACGCAGGATATGAAACAGGGCTAACTGAATATTCCGTTCAGTTAGCCCTTAATTTTGTTTAAAAACTAGCAAAATGAGCCATGCGATTCAAATTTAGGGGAATTTAACGGAGCCGCTAAGTGATTGTTTGTATTGTAAATACACATTAAATCGCAGTAACTTACCGCTTATCTGAATAACATTAAGGTTGGATTCAGCCAAATCCGCTTAATCTACACATGTCTTCAGGAGGAACTGCTTTTCTCGGGGTTTGTGGTAGCAGTTCGACTTGAACATGTGTTTGATATAAAAATTATATCTTTTAGCTGTTAATGACACTCAACAGCCTAGCACAAACCATGAACATGTTGAAGACAATCAAGTAAGCGCTTGAATCGACCAATGATTGGGGAGTCGGTTTGCTGGTAGCAAAGACTTGAAGGCGGTCGGAAATTTACGGGGGTATAGTTCTGACACTCAACGCTCTTAGAGCATTGTTAAGTTGCCTGTTACGTTTATAGGCGAGCTGGAAACAGCTCGTCTTTTTTATTGCCTTAATTTCCTTAAAAACCTCGCAAACCTTCAAAAAATCAATGATCTGAACCTCTTTCACTTGATAAGCACTTACATAGGGCATATATAATACCCGTGTATTTACGAGGAAAGTCACATGCCAAAAACCATGCAACGCTTGATCGGCTTTGTTCTATTGTCAGCCACTTTAGGACTGGTATCCTTGCAAGCACTCATTCAAGTCTTTTAGAGGTTGCTTAATGTCTAGCGCGAAACGCTACTCCCCCGGTAAGAACAATGACCCAGTGGGCCAGATCAGGCTGGGGCTCAAAGGAATTTTACTGTATCTAATGCCAATGCCGGTGTTACTGGCAGCGGTTATCTCCCTTGTTAAAGGTAACTTTTGGGCAACCATTATCAATGGCGGTGCTTTTGCAGCCTTTATGTTGGCAGCAGTAATTGCCAGACATGGCTTCAAAGTCGAGTATCAATACAACATTAAGAAACTCGCACTGGCCCCCCGCACACCTTACAAAACTGTTGCCGCACTACTACTGTCTAGTACGACTGGCGCAACCGCTTGGTTAGCCGCTGACTACAACTTATTTAGTAGTATCCTAATTGGTGGTGCCACCCTGCTCGCGTTTTATCTGTGTTATGGCTTAGACCCACGCCGCGACAAAACGGGTAGTATTGGTCTGGGAGTGTCCGCTGAGGAAGTGTTTGAAGCACTGGAAGCGGCGAATATCAAAATTGATGCGATCGAAAAAGCACGCACTGATATTAATAATGCTAAGTTCGACCAACACTTAGATCGTATTATTAGCAAAGCACGTAATATCATTACTGTGATCGAATCCGATCCAAATGACTTGCCACGTGCCCGTAAATTCCTGAAGGTGTACCTTGAAGGAACGCAACGTGTGACCGAAAGCTATGTAAAAACACATCGCAATGAAGCCACCACCGTAGAATTAGATACGAACTTTGCCAATGTACTGAACTCTATTGAAAGCACTTTTGACGAACAACACGAAAAACTAAAAAAACAAGATCGCTTTGATCTTGATGTCAATATTGAAGTTTTGGAAACCCAGCTTAAGCGCGAAGGAATCATTTAAACCTTCACTATTCAACAGCATTGCCTACATTACTAAGATTTTAAAGGAACAAACATGTCTGATACGCCAGCGAACACGGTTCAAACTGCCACTGCCACCACAGCCCCTTCTGTAGCGGTTATTCCCGGAACAGAGATTGTTCCTGCTAAACCCATTAGCCAGGAAGTTGTTGCCTACTCTCAGGTTGATCCCAGCGAAAAAACAGAGCTTGATGACATCATTGGTGAAATCGATACGCAAGACCGCTCAAGCATCATTTTCTTTGGTAGCAAAGCTCAGGAGCAAATGAGCAGCATTTCTGAGAACATGCTGGAAGGCGTACGTAATAAAGACTTGGGCGGCGCAAGTGCATCGCTAAATGACATGGTTGTAGCCATCAAAGGCTTCGATGTTGATGAGTTGAATCCTAATCGTAAGTTAGGCTTCTTTGCCCGCCTGTTCGGTAAGGCCAAGCCCGTTGCTGAGTTCCTCAGTAAGTACGATGATGTTCGCAAGCAGATCAACTCAATCACCGATCACATGGAGTCGCACAAGACTCAACTGTTAACTGATGTGATTTCTTTGGATAAGCTCTACGACGCCAACCTCGATTACTTCCATAAGCTGGAACTGTATATCGCAGCAGGTGAAGAAAAACTTCGCATGATGAACGATGTTGAAATTCCAGCGATGGAACAAGAAGCCGTCGCGGATGCGGAAAACATGCTGGCAGCACAAGCCCTTCGCGATATGCGTAGCGCACGCGATGACTTAGATCGTCGTGTACACGATTTACGCCTGACTCGTCAGGTTGCGATGCAGAGCTTGCCAAGCATTCGTTTAGTACAAGAAAACGACAAAACACTGATCAACAAAATTAACTCAACACTGATCAACACCGTTCCATTATGGAAAAACCAGTTAGCGCAGGCCGTAACTATTTTCCGCATGAGCGATGCTGCTGAAACCGTTAAGCGCGCTTCTGACCTGACCAATGATTTGTTGGAGTCCAACGCAACTAACCTACGTACGGCTAATACCGAAGTGCGTAAGCAAATGGAGCGTGGTGTATTTGATATCGAATCAGTCCGTAAAGCGAACCAAGAGCTGATTGGAACGATCAACGACAGTCTGCAAATCGCTGAAGAAGGCCGTACCAAGCGTACCGAAGCGGCAACTGAGCTCCAGCACCTTGAAAGTGAACTGCGTAATGCGTTGATGGCGGCTAAAGTCCGTAAAGAAGAAATTGACGCAGCACCAAGCAAACAGGCTTAAGGAATACCGTCATGGGATTATGGGATAAAATATTTGGCGAGTTTATCGATGTCATTGAATGGACCGATAACTCCAGCGATACCATGGTGTATCGCTTTGAACGCCACAATAATGAGATTAAATACGGCGCTAAGCTGACTGTTCGTGAGTCGCAAGTCGCTGTATTTGTGAACGAAGGCGAGATTGCCGATGTACTCGGCCCTGGCATGTATGAGTTAGAAACTCAGAACCTGCCGGTGCTATCGACCTTACAGCATTGGGATCACGCTTTTCAGAGCCCGTTTAAAGCCGAAGTGTATTTCTTCAATATGCGCCAGTTTACAGATCTGAAATGGGGTACTAAAAACCCGATTATGATGCGCGATGCAGAGTTCGATATGGTGCGCTTGCGTACCTTTGGAACCTACACCATTCGCATTAATAATCCTGAGACCTTCATCAAAGAGATCGTTGGGACTGATGGTCACTTTACGGTTGATGAGATCAGCGACCAACTGCGTAATCTGATTACCTCACGCTATGCGACCATCCTTGGCAAGTTAAAAGTACCTGTATTGGACTTGGCGTCGAACTATGATCAGTTAAGCACCTTTATTACTGAGCGTATTGCGCCGGAGTTTAATCAGTACGGATTAGAGCTGACTAAGGTTCTAGTAGAGAATATCTCATTGCCGCCAGAAGTTGAGAAGGCACTGGATAAACGTACCAGCATGGGCATGATTGGCGATTTGGATAAGTACCTGAAATACGGTGCCGCGCAATCTATGGAATCCGGCAACTCATCCACAGCCTCTTCGGCGATGGAAATGGGTATTGGATTGGCTATGGCGCAAAGCATGACCGGGCAACAAGCGCCTGCGAATGCTGCGAGCACTTCAGCGCCACCACCACTTCCGACTCAGCAGACCTGGCATGTGGCACTTAACGGCACCCCGGCAGGTCCTTTTGATAAAGCACAGATCATTGACTTCATCGGAAAAGGTCAACTTAAAGCAGAGACTTTGGTTTGGGCGAATGGAATGGCTAACTGGGAAACAGCAGGTACCACAGAGTATTTTGAAGGGCTGTTAAAAGCTGGCCAGAATACGCCACCACCGATGCCTAAGTAATACGCTGAACAATCATGGATATTAAGCAATCGCATTTTCCGTGCGAACGTTGCGGTGCGGACCTCGTTTACTCCCCTGAAAGCCAGTCATTGCTGTGTAATCATTGCGGGTTTAAAAACGAGGTTCCGGTCGTACTTGAGCCCATTAAGGAATACGACTTGCAAGAAGCGCTGCGTAATCTGGAGCGCTTAAGAGATAGTGGACAGTCCCAACAGGTGGGCGTGATCAAATGCCCATCCTGTGCGGCGCAGTTTAAACTAGATGATAATGAACATGCTGGCGACTGCCCATTTTGTGGTACGCCAGTTATCACCGGTACAGAACAAGCGAGACCCATTCTCCCGCGCTCATTACTGCCTTTTGCCATCGGCCATGATCAAGCCATACAAATTTTTGAAAAGTGGATGAAAACCCGTTGGTTTGCGCCCTCCTCGCTCAATTCCAGCGCTAAGCGCAATGACAAGCTGACCGGCGTCTACCTACCTTACTGGACATACGACAGCGATACTCAAACCCAGTACCAAGGCCAGCGTGGAACGGTTTATTACGAGCGCCAAATGGTGACAGTCGTCGTGAATGGCAAAAATACCCGACAAGAGCGTATGGTGCCTCGTATTCGCTGGTCACCGGCTTCTGGTCGAGTGGCACGGCATTTCGATGATGTGTTGATTGGTGCCAGCAAGACCTTGCCACGTACCATTATTGATAACCTAGCACCTTGGGATTTAAGCAAGCTCGTACCCTATTCTGAGGCTTATCTCAGTGGTTTTCGCAGTGAGATCTATCAGATTACTGTCGATGAAGGGTTTATGCGGGCGCAACAAGTGATGGATTACACCATCCGCCAAGATATTCGCCGTGATATCGGTGGTGATCAACAACGTATCAACCACCTGTCAACCGAGCATGATCACACCAGCTATAAACACCTGTTGTTACCAATCTGGTCAGCCGCATTTCAGTACCGCAATAAAACCTATCGCTATGTGATTAATGGCCGTACCGGAAAGATTCATGGCGAGCGCCCATACAGCATCGTTAAGATCGCTGGTGCTGTTGCATTGGCAGCAACTTTGGCGGGCGGCGGACTGTATGTCGTCGATCAAAATGGTGGCTTTGATAATATCAATACTGGCTACGCACCCACTTACCAATACTAAAAACGGATAGCCTACCTGCCACATTTTGGCACGAACACCGCTAAGACACTTTGTTTTAATCAGTGCGAAAGGATCGACAATATTGTTATTGTGGGTGGGCTTTGCTATCGTCATGCATTCTTTTAAGACGTACCTCTAAGCCGGTGGATAGATTGAATAAAAAATACCTCTGGATCATTCTCGGCTGCAGCTCGTCGATGGCTGCTCATGCTGAAACAATAGCTCCTATCTGTGCACCTATTCCAACGGGAAATCAGGCGACTGCGGTAACCCAATCCCCAGCAACCGATGCAGTTTACCTGGAAGCTGACGATGGCGTAATCAGCCGGCAAGGCACTTCTGAGCTGAGCGGCAATGTCGTTATTCAACGCAATCAGCAAAGCCTGAATGCAGATAAAGCCACTTACGATCGCAATACCTCACAAGTTCAGGCAACCGGCAATGTAAAGCTAAGCGGCGGCCAAAATGACTTTTTAAGTGACTCCGTCAGTTACAACTTGCAGAAGCAGGAAGGCGAAATCCGCAATGCGGAATACCAGATGCGCGGCTCGCACACCAATGGTCGCAGTGAACTGATTAAACAAAAAGGCCCAGACCAACTGGAGCTTCAAAAGGCAACTTACACAACTTGCCCCGCACCAGATCCAAGCTGGCACATTGCATCCGGCAATATCACACTGAACAACGCCACCCAGCAAGGAACCGCTAAAAACGTTACTTTGCGTATCGGCGACGTCCCTATATTTTACTTTCCATGGCTAAGCTTCTCGTTAAACAACGAGCGAAAGTCGGGATTTTTATCGCCTCGTGCAGGTGTTAGTGATAGCTCGGGCTATGAGCTTTCAATCCCCTATTACTTCAATCTTGCGCCTAATTACGATGCGTTGGTCACCACTGAATACCTATCAGACCGAGGGTTTAAGTTAAATAATCAATTTCGCTTCATGTCTAAAAACAGCAAAGGCGTTATCGAATATGACTTTCTCCCCAGTGATAACGACTTTGATGACAAGTGGCGGGACTATTTCAATATTGACTACGAGCTCAACTTAGCCAAAAACCGGAAGATCACCCTGCAAGCAGAAGGCGTTTCGGATGACGATTATTTTGATGACCTTGGTGGATCACTTTCCTCTTCAAGCACCTCTGCATTGGAGCGTGAGCTAAAGTACACTCGTGAAGGCACAAATTGGGATTTCAGTATTTCAGCCTTGGATTACCAGGTACTGGATGACTCGTCCTACCAGCCTTATGCCAAATTGCCAGAAATAAAATTCAATTATAACTCGCCGCACAAATACAATAAGATCGATTTTTCAGTGGACTCTGAAGCCACTTATTTTGAAAGCTCTGATGGCCCGACTGGTTTGCGGATGGATATTGGCTTTAATGCCTCAAAGCGCTTCGGCAATGAAGCCTGGTACGTTAAACCTTCCGCCAGCTACCGTGTAACTCAGTACTCTCTGGAAGACAATGATGCCGATAGCAATCCGAGTCGCGCACTACCGACCTTCACGCTGGACAGTGGCTTAGTCTTCGACCGAACCCTAGCCAACGGCATGACCCAAACCCTTGAGCCACGCTTCTACTACACTTATACACCGTATGACGACCAGAGTGATATTCCGGTCTTTGATAGCTCCTTAACTGACTTTGCCACCAGCTCACGACTATTCCAATCAAACCGCTTTACCGGTAAAGACAGGATTGGCGATGCTAACCAATTGACTCTGGGATTAACCTCTCGTCTGCAAAGCAAAACAACAGGTCGTGAGTTAGTAAAAGCAAGCATTGGCCAAGTGTTTTACTTTGATGACCGTAAAGTCACTTTAGAGGATGGAGACTCTGCGGAGACGGACAATAATTCAGAGTTCGCCTTAGAATTAGATGCTAGAATGACTGATAAAATCAGCGTCTCGACCACTTCATTTTGGGACCCGGCAGACAACCAATGGTCATCCAATGAGTTCCGGATGAATTATCTGGATAAAGAACAACGTATTTTCAATGTGGGCTATCAACGCTTGCAAGATGAACTGGAGGAGCTTGACTTGTCCTTCTCCTATCCAGTAAGTCAAAAATGGTCCTTCATTGGTCGTGCAGACCATGACCTATATAACAATAGAAGCCTTGAGCTGTTAGCGGGCATTGAATATAAGGATTGTTGCTGGGGGTCACGTGTTGTGGCCAGACGCTACCTGACATCAGATAACAGCAGCTATGACAATGCACTGTTTTTTGAAGTGGAACTCAAAGGCCTTGGAAGTATCGGCAGCAGTGCCAGCAGCATGCTTCAGGAAAAAATTTATGGATATGAATAATACAGCTATGGGAAAACACACATTATCTGGGCCGGCCAAATGGCTGGCAGGTATCGCTCTGACCGTTAGCCTGTCTGCACAAGCGGCCGATGTTAACTTGGATCAAATCGCTGTTGTTGTGAATCAGGACGTTATTCTGATGAGCGATGTGCGACAAGCGATGCGCCGTATGCAAGTCTCAGAAGGCAAGAACAGCAAAACGGATACCTTGGCTCAGCGCGCAATGGATGGCCTGATTCTTGATAGCTTACAGCTGCAAGCAGCCAAGCGTGCCGGTATTAAGCTGGATGATACAAATATCGATGAAGCCGTTGCCAGTGTTGCCCAGCGCAACCGTTTAAGTGTTGATGGCTTTAAGAAGGTACTGCAACGCGAAGGTATCGACTTTAATGGCTTCCGTGACAACCTTAGCAATCAATTATTGATTAATGAGCTTAAGCGTCAACAGTCCAGCCGCAGTAATCAAATCAGCGAGCAGGAAATTAGTGATCTGATTGCCTCAGAGTCTGAGCAAATCACTAAAGGTAAGTCGTACCGCATTCAGGACTTGCTGATCCCTACGCCAGCTAATATCAATGTCGCAAGCTTTAATGCGGCGCGTCGTAATGCCGATCAGCTGCGTAAAATGGCGATTACTAGCAAAGACTTTATGAAAACCAGCTTTGCGAATAATCAAGCAACTGATCTAGGCTGGAAATCATCCGATCAACTTTCGTTTGCTTACCTTAAAGAACTCACTGACCTGGAAGTTGGACAAGTTTCTGACGTGGTGCACGATGCTCGTGGTTTTCACGTGTTGAAAATTGTTGAGCAACGCGGCGGCTCTGAAGTTAAAGCCAGCCAAGTTCGGGTTCGCCATATTTTGATTGCAGACACTGCACCAGATGCTCAAGCGAAAGCAGAATCCATTCGCCAGCAACTGCAGCAAGGTGGTGACTTTGCCACGTTAGCTAAAGTTAACTCTGCCGATACTGGCAGTGCGAAAAACGGTGGTGACTTAGGTTGGAGTGACTCCAAGCGCTATGTTGCATCGTTCGCTAAAGCGGTTGAAACACTGCCGCTTAACACACTAAGCCCGCTAGTAAGAACCCAGTTCGGTTATCACATTATCGAAGTTATGGAGCGCAATGAGATTGATGCCAGTCGTCAGGCGCTAGAAACTCAGGCCCGCAAAATCATCCTGAGCAAGAAGCAGGAACAGGATTACGATGCGTGGGTACAAGGCTTACGCAATGATGCCTTTATTGAATATCGGCAGAAACCTTAATGGCTACGCCTCGTCTCGCGGTTACTTGTGGTGAGCCTTCTGGCATAGGCATTGACCTGCTGATTCAGATTTCTCAGCAGGCTCAGGTTGCGCAATGCGTAGTCATTGCTGACCCGAATGTCATTCAGGCACGTGCTGCCATGCTGGGCCTGAGTATCGTGCTCAAGCCTTATGATGCACTCACTGAGCGACTCCCATCGCAAGCTGGGGAGATGACCGTGCTTGCCGTGCCCTGTGAGGCCCCAGTGACTGCAGGCGAGCTTAATGTGCAGAATGCAGCCTATGTACTTAAAACGCTGGATATTGCGACTCACGGCTGCGTGAGCGGCGAATTTGACGCAATGGTGACTGCACCGCTGCACAAAGGCATTATCAATGATGCTGGTGTACCCTTTAGCGGCCATACCGAGTACTTAGCTGACTTAACTCAGGCAGTATTGCCGGTGATGATGTTGGCGGCTGGTGATTTTCGGGTTGCACTGGCCACCACTCACCTGCCACTCAAAGATGTAAGCGATGCCATCACTGCCGAATCATTGGCCCAAGTCATTCGTATTTTACAGCATGATTTGCAAGAGAAGTTCGCCATCGCCAAGCCCCGGATTTATATCTGCGGCTTAAACCCACATGCGGGTGAAGGCGGTCACTTGGGTATGGAAGAAATCAATACGATTACGCCCACCATTGAAGCCTTAAAAGCGGAAGGGATGGATTTAGTCGGGCCACTACCGGCTGATACCTTATTCACGCCAAAGTATCTGGATAATGCCGATGCGGTATTGGCGATGTTTCATGACCAAGGTTTGCCGGTATTGAAATATGCAGGGTTTGGTCGAGCGGTGAATATTACGCTTGGACTACCCATTATCCGTACTTCTGTGGACCATGGGACCGCTTTGGATCTAGCCGGCACCGGACAAGCCGATGCAGGCAGTTTGAATGCCGCATTACACACGGCGATCGAAGTGGTTGAGCTTAGAAAGCGCGGCCAACCGTAGCAATTAAAATCACCGCAATACCAATTGCGGTGTTAATTCCCACCATCATACGAATCTGATTCAGTGCTTTATCACCTTCTGGCCATTGCTGCGCCTCAACACTGCGGCATAAACGCTTGTAAGGTGCGAAGAACACATGCGCAAAAATCAGCATCATCACTAAGCCCAGCCCAAGCATAATATGCACGTAAATCGGTGCATGAGCACCTAGCTTACCTAGCATCAACATTCCGGTTAAAAACACTAACGCCACACAGCCCCAAACCCATGGGAAAAAGCGCGAGAACACACCGCGCCATAAAGTCAAACGCTGAGGCGGTTCAAGCACAGTGGCGGCGATAGGCCGTAATACTTGATAGGCAAAAAACATCCCACCGACCCAAACCACGACGGATAGAATATGTAACGCGAGTGAGATCGAAACTAACATATAGCGATTCCTAATTAATAAATAAAACAGGGAGATACAAACGTGAGTTGAAACTACAAAGGTATGCTGCGACTAGCCTGATTAAGCAATTTATCGTGAGCTTTGTAGTTCGCATCACAGTCAGCCACCAGCGCCCAAAACCGTGATGAATGATTCATCTCAATGGTGTGACACAACTCATGAATCAATACATAGTCCACTAGCGCTTGACCTAAGAACAGTAACTTATAATTTAAGTTGATATTCTTCTTACCAGAACAACTGCCCCAACGTGTTTTCTGGCCACGAATAGTTAAACGCTGATAGTTAAAACCATGCTGCTCCGCCAGCCATTTCAAGCGCGACGATAAGACCTTTTCTGCCTTAGCCTTGAGCCAGCGTCCAAGTGTTTTTTTAAGCAGCTCAGCATCATCCACATCGCCATAGCATTCCAACTGCCCTGCGGATGTGCGCAGTATGATAGAGCCCGAGGCCTGCGGAAAATACTTAATCGTCCAGCGCTCATCAAGATAAGCCAAATCTAGCAGCTCGGGCTTGGCCCAAGGCTTAATAGCTTCTGGTGATAATGTCTGGAGTTTGTTTTCTAGCCATGCAGCTTGGGAAGCAACGAATGCATGAGCTTTGGCAAGACTTACGCCATTTGGCACAACCAAGCTCAACTCACCCGTTTGCGCCAACTTGAGCCGCAGATAGCGAGCTCGTTTGGATTTGACCAGCGTATAAGGATAACGCTGGTCACTTAACTGAACCTGATAATCAACCACGCAGTCCGTCAGAACCCACAGTCAATATGGCGAAACGCCTAAACAGCACGACGCGGCCAGGAGTTCATCACCGAATGTACCAGTGTCGCCAATGGAATCGCAAAGAATACACCCCACATACCCCACAGGCCACCGAAGACTAGTACTGACATAATGATTGCCGCAGGATGCAAATTCACCATTTCAGAGAACAGTAATGGCACTAATAAATTACCATCCAGGAATTGAATCACCGCATAAGCCGTCAGCACATAGACCGTTTCATAGCTGTAGCCCCACTGGAAGTACGCCACAATGGCTACCGGCAAAGTAACCGCAATCGCCCCAACGTACGGGATCAGTACCGAAATACCCACCACAAAAGACAGCAGCAAGGCGTAATTCAAACCGAAAATCAGGAAGGTGATGTAAGAGATAACCCAAATAACGAGGATCTCCATAAATTTACCACGAACATAGCCAGTAATTTTATCGTTTACTTCACTCCAAACCGCTGCAACTAAAGCACGGTCGCGCGGCAGAAAACTGCGGAACCACGACAAAATCATGTATTTATCTTTCAGGAAGAAAAATACCAGTAATGGCACCACGACTAAGTAGACTAGGAAGGTAAATACATCCACCACAGAAGCAACCGACAAGGTCACAAACTTCTGAGACAAAGCAGTAAGATGCCCTTTAATGCTGATTAGAATTTCACCCATGAACTCTTGCGAAATGATGGTGGGATACTTTTCAGGCAACATCATGATCACACCTTGCCCTTCGGCCAGCATGCGAGGGATTTCCAACATAAACTGAGTGGTTTGCTTAAACATCAGTGGTGCCAGAATAAAAATCACGACGGTCAAAAACAACATAAACGAGCTAAAGGTCAGTAACATCGCAATGAATTGCGGAATCCTCAAGCGCTTTAACCCCTCAACTGCACCGTCCAGCAAATAGGCAATAATGACAGCTGCAAACAAGGGAGTCAGCAGGTTTCCGGCGAAGAAAACCACTGCAAAACCAAGCAGTAATAAGAACGCCAAAATCGCAACCTGCGGATCCGAAAAATGACGCGTGTACCAATCATTGATCAGTTTAATCATTTATTTTATTTCTGTAATGAAAGTTCGTAGGATTGCTGGAACAGCAACTCAAATTCGTCAATAACATTGTACGGCAGCCCTGCCTTGAAATCTGTGTTCACCCTTTAGTCCAAACAACGGTACAGTAGTTCCGTATTATTCGGGCGATGACTCACAGCAATCACTGTCAATTATCCTTCTCGTCCGTGAGCAGGTAATTTACAGGTAAAGCGAATGAGTGTCACCCGAACAAGCTCAGAAATTACATGCGAATCAGCGGCTTTCCTGAAATGCAGTAGCTACGGGCAAAATCCAGCAACTCATCCATCGCTTTTACTTTAAACTTCTGCCGCTGTCTGACAAATGAAAACTCACGCTGCAACGGAGGGTTCAGCGGAATAGCGTGCAAAGTGCCTAATTTCAGCTCCTTTGCAATACTTACACTGGATAAAATAGAAACCCCCATACCGGCTTCTATTGCACCTTTAATGGACTCAGGACTACCCAATTCCAGGCAGTTCTTCAGTAAATTCTTTTCTAAACCGCACTCTTGAAGATAATCAGTGATGACTTCACGAGTCCCTGATCCTTGTTCACGGCAAATAAAAGGATAATTCATTACCTCTTTGAGCGCCAAACCAGATTGACCGGTGGATGCGGCGATAAGCTCATGACCTGGCGGTACAACGACCACTAAATCATCTAAGCGGCAAACTTCCACAAGCAGGTTTTTATTGGCAATCGGCCCCTCTACCACGCCGAGGTCGATGACGTTATTTTCAATCATCGATACAATGCCTTCGGTATTGGATACCCTCAGGCGCAAGCGTACATCAGGGTTTTCGGCATTATAGTCACCCAGCAAGGCTGGCAACATGTACTCTGCAATAGTAGTACTGGCGCCAATGGTGAGTGAGCCATTGAAATTTCCAGTCATCTCACGAATGGCATTATCCATGGCAGAATATTGCTCAAATATGGTTTCGGCATATTCAAATACCAAATGGCCGGCATCCGTCAAACTGACTTTATTATGGGCACGATCAAATAGTCGGGTATCGAATTGCTCTTCGAGTTGTCGAATTTGAAACGTAACGGCTGGTTGAGTCATGTGTAGAACTTCGGCTGCTTTAGTGAAGCTTAGCATCCTTGCTACTGCATGAAACACTTGAAGTCTTCTATCAGACATATGACTTACAATCTCCTTTTGCTTGTCATTTGAATGCCTACCCGCAGGCGATTCAATGGTGTTATTCCATGGTGTTATTTCATAGGCATGGAGATAACGTCGGGGGTGTTGCGACTGAACTTCTCGGGGGTATAAAAGTTATTATCAGTCATCTTTTTGCTTCTTATGCTTTGCTGTTTGTTTTGCTTTATTTCCGGGTATACGTGGGTCATCGTCATCCATCAAAATACGATGGGCCGATCCATCTAAATCATCATACTGACCGCTTTTGGCG harbors:
- a CDS encoding peptidylprolyl isomerase, whose translation is MDMNNTAMGKHTLSGPAKWLAGIALTVSLSAQAADVNLDQIAVVVNQDVILMSDVRQAMRRMQVSEGKNSKTDTLAQRAMDGLILDSLQLQAAKRAGIKLDDTNIDEAVASVAQRNRLSVDGFKKVLQREGIDFNGFRDNLSNQLLINELKRQQSSRSNQISEQEISDLIASESEQITKGKSYRIQDLLIPTPANINVASFNAARRNADQLRKMAITSKDFMKTSFANNQATDLGWKSSDQLSFAYLKELTDLEVGQVSDVVHDARGFHVLKIVEQRGGSEVKASQVRVRHILIADTAPDAQAKAESIRQQLQQGGDFATLAKVNSADTGSAKNGGDLGWSDSKRYVASFAKAVETLPLNTLSPLVRTQFGYHIIEVMERNEIDASRQALETQARKIILSKKQEQDYDAWVQGLRNDAFIEYRQKP
- the pdxA gene encoding 4-hydroxythreonine-4-phosphate dehydrogenase PdxA, which encodes MATPRLAVTCGEPSGIGIDLLIQISQQAQVAQCVVIADPNVIQARAAMLGLSIVLKPYDALTERLPSQAGEMTVLAVPCEAPVTAGELNVQNAAYVLKTLDIATHGCVSGEFDAMVTAPLHKGIINDAGVPFSGHTEYLADLTQAVLPVMMLAAGDFRVALATTHLPLKDVSDAITAESLAQVIRILQHDLQEKFAIAKPRIYICGLNPHAGEGGHLGMEEINTITPTIEALKAEGMDLVGPLPADTLFTPKYLDNADAVLAMFHDQGLPVLKYAGFGRAVNITLGLPIIRTSVDHGTALDLAGTGQADAGSLNAALHTAIEVVELRKRGQP
- a CDS encoding DUF4149 domain-containing protein encodes the protein MLVSISLALHILSVVVWVGGMFFAYQVLRPIAATVLEPPQRLTLWRGVFSRFFPWVWGCVALVFLTGMLMLGKLGAHAPIYVHIMLGLGLVMMLIFAHVFFAPYKRLCRSVEAQQWPEGDKALNQIRMMVGINTAIGIAVILIATVGRAF
- a CDS encoding M48 family metallopeptidase — protein: MVDYQVQLSDQRYPYTLVKSKRARYLRLKLAQTGELSLVVPNGVSLAKAHAFVASQAAWLENKLQTLSPEAIKPWAKPELLDLAYLDERWTIKYFPQASGSIILRTSAGQLECYGDVDDAELLKKTLGRWLKAKAEKVLSSRLKWLAEQHGFNYQRLTIRGQKTRWGSCSGKKNINLNYKLLFLGQALVDYVLIHELCHTIEMNHSSRFWALVADCDANYKAHDKLLNQASRSIPL
- a CDS encoding AI-2E family transporter — its product is MIKLINDWYTRHFSDPQVAILAFLLLLGFAVVFFAGNLLTPLFAAVIIAYLLDGAVEGLKRLRIPQFIAMLLTFSSFMLFLTVVIFILAPLMFKQTTQFMLEIPRMLAEGQGVIMMLPEKYPTIISQEFMGEILISIKGHLTALSQKFVTLSVASVVDVFTFLVYLVVVPLLVFFFLKDKYMILSWFRSFLPRDRALVAAVWSEVNDKITGYVRGKFMEILVIWVISYITFLIFGLNYALLLSFVVGISVLIPYVGAIAVTLPVAIVAYFQWGYSYETVYVLTAYAVIQFLDGNLLVPLLFSEMVNLHPAAIIMSVLVFGGLWGMWGVFFAIPLATLVHSVMNSWPRRAV
- a CDS encoding LysR family transcriptional regulator, with the protein product MSDRRLQVFHAVARMLSFTKAAEVLHMTQPAVTFQIRQLEEQFDTRLFDRAHNKVSLTDAGHLVFEYAETIFEQYSAMDNAIREMTGNFNGSLTIGASTTIAEYMLPALLGDYNAENPDVRLRLRVSNTEGIVSMIENNVIDLGVVEGPIANKNLLVEVCRLDDLVVVVPPGHELIAASTGQSGLALKEVMNYPFICREQGSGTREVITDYLQECGLEKNLLKNCLELGSPESIKGAIEAGMGVSILSSVSIAKELKLGTLHAIPLNPPLQREFSFVRQRQKFKVKAMDELLDFARSYCISGKPLIRM
- the ccoS gene encoding cbb3-type cytochrome oxidase assembly protein CcoS; protein product: MSALAMTLTIGVFVMLIVVIAFIFTAKSGQYDDLDGSAHRILMDDDDPRIPGNKAKQTAKHKKQKDD